A DNA window from Onthophagus taurus isolate NC chromosome 1, IU_Otau_3.0, whole genome shotgun sequence contains the following coding sequences:
- the LOC111419466 gene encoding uncharacterized protein isoform X2, whose protein sequence is MAFVCPEKCERRKSLLGQLKDLVNNIDDKCCTPCIPCPPPPGCPPPCGPSGDCPPPGSPCCPPPGKMEPVPMIYPPPGPPPCVPPCLPICTPTPPPCVPVCNPNPEPQPCVPCNPPQMMVCYRLPQKGIDLKGCKSRELRASILYMSCDCIKRNGLQDDCPRWECHGACECLTLPDPSCCPGRCAIVHRDGPFVHRKNGLEEYQCYPAYVKMPGGPSPCSPPIVPAPGCPPGGPCVPLVAKPPCPPPICPCPPPALPIGNVIPIMPGCPMPCCPPCCPPC, encoded by the exons atggCGTTCGTTTGTCCCGAAAAATGTGAGAGGCGGAAATCGCTCCTTGGACAACTGAAGGACTTGGTGAATAACATCGATGACAAATGTTGTACTCCATGTATACCGTGTCCACC TCCTCCTGGTTGCCCACCACCATGCGGACCGTCTGGAGATTGTCCACCACCTGGTTCGCCGTGCTGCCCACCACCCGGAAAAATGGAACCTGTACCGATGATTTACCCACCTCCTGGACCTCCACCGTGTGTACCCCCTTGTTTACCGATTTGTACTCCGACGCCCCCGCCATGTGTACCAGTTTGCAACCCAAATCCAGAACCACAACCTTGTGTACCATGTAACCCACCGCAAATGATGGTGTGTTATCGATTACCACAGAAAGGTATTGATTTGAAAGGATGCAAATCGAGAGAATTACGAGCCAGTATTTTGTACATGTCTTGCGATTGCATTAAGAGAAATGGATTGCAAGATGATTGCCCCAGATGGGAGTGTCACGGAGCTTGCGAATGCCTAACCTTACCAGATCCGAGTTGTTGTCCCGGGAGATGCGCAATAGTACACCGAGATGGACCATTTGTACATAGGAAGAACGGATTGGAGGAATACCAATGCTATCCTGCTTACGTCAAGATGCCTGGTGGTCCTTCACCATGTTCTCCACCGATTGTACCAGCTCCTGGATGTCCACCAGGCGGTCCATGTGTACCTTTAGTTGCGAAACCGCCTTGCCCACCACCAATTTGTCCCTGTCCACCTCCCGCATTACCAATTGGAAATGTTATCCCTATTATGCCTGGTTGTCCCATGCCATGTTGTCCACCGTGTTGTCCTCCTTGTTAA
- the LOC111419466 gene encoding uncharacterized protein isoform X1: MAFVCPEKCERRKSLLGQLKDLVNNIDDKCCTPCIPCPPCVPPAPHNPGHEGPVIEIYDPLPKACLPVCSPPGCPPPCGPSGDCPPPGSPCCPPPGKMEPVPMIYPPPGPPPCVPPCLPICTPTPPPCVPVCNPNPEPQPCVPCNPPQMMVCYRLPQKGIDLKGCKSRELRASILYMSCDCIKRNGLQDDCPRWECHGACECLTLPDPSCCPGRCAIVHRDGPFVHRKNGLEEYQCYPAYVKMPGGPSPCSPPIVPAPGCPPGGPCVPLVAKPPCPPPICPCPPPALPIGNVIPIMPGCPMPCCPPCCPPC; the protein is encoded by the coding sequence atggCGTTCGTTTGTCCCGAAAAATGTGAGAGGCGGAAATCGCTCCTTGGACAACTGAAGGACTTGGTGAATAACATCGATGACAAATGTTGTACTCCATGTATACCGTGTCCACCGTGCGTACCACCAGCCCCTCATAATCCCGGTCACGAGGGACCAGTAATTGAAATATACGATCCTTTACCCAAAGCTTGCCTTCCTGTTTGCAGTCCTCCTGGTTGCCCACCACCATGCGGACCGTCTGGAGATTGTCCACCACCTGGTTCGCCGTGCTGCCCACCACCCGGAAAAATGGAACCTGTACCGATGATTTACCCACCTCCTGGACCTCCACCGTGTGTACCCCCTTGTTTACCGATTTGTACTCCGACGCCCCCGCCATGTGTACCAGTTTGCAACCCAAATCCAGAACCACAACCTTGTGTACCATGTAACCCACCGCAAATGATGGTGTGTTATCGATTACCACAGAAAGGTATTGATTTGAAAGGATGCAAATCGAGAGAATTACGAGCCAGTATTTTGTACATGTCTTGCGATTGCATTAAGAGAAATGGATTGCAAGATGATTGCCCCAGATGGGAGTGTCACGGAGCTTGCGAATGCCTAACCTTACCAGATCCGAGTTGTTGTCCCGGGAGATGCGCAATAGTACACCGAGATGGACCATTTGTACATAGGAAGAACGGATTGGAGGAATACCAATGCTATCCTGCTTACGTCAAGATGCCTGGTGGTCCTTCACCATGTTCTCCACCGATTGTACCAGCTCCTGGATGTCCACCAGGCGGTCCATGTGTACCTTTAGTTGCGAAACCGCCTTGCCCACCACCAATTTGTCCCTGTCCACCTCCCGCATTACCAATTGGAAATGTTATCCCTATTATGCCTGGTTGTCCCATGCCATGTTGTCCACCGTGTTGTCCTCCTTGTTAA